The following coding sequences are from one Arthrobacter sp. PvP023 window:
- a CDS encoding sirohydrochlorin chelatase — protein sequence MNSPIMIACAHGTSSPLGGAEVNGLRAEISALRPGLDVREAYVDVQDPDLVDVMAGLPEGEHAVIVPLLLSVGFHTKVDIAKAARGREGSSASEPLGPDPRLAEILDQRLREAGATEHDAVVLAAAGSTNPKASVSVEELAEHLRALRSNRIVPAYGAAAKPSVPDAVASLRAEYPGGEGQGRVIIASYLLAHGFFHDQLAKAEADVVTEPLLPSRLMAEIALDRYDAAVAAAREADAASREAVTAPREAVVGAASAAASTTPQKPLGTNPLEQPNHAQPKGFFKAFRRFMTKYFPR from the coding sequence ATGAATAGCCCCATCATGATCGCCTGTGCCCACGGAACGTCCAGCCCGCTGGGCGGGGCCGAGGTCAACGGCCTCCGTGCCGAGATCAGCGCCCTGCGCCCCGGCCTTGACGTCCGGGAAGCCTACGTGGATGTCCAGGACCCCGACCTCGTGGACGTCATGGCCGGACTGCCGGAAGGGGAACACGCCGTCATCGTCCCGTTGCTGCTCAGTGTTGGCTTCCACACCAAGGTGGACATCGCGAAGGCGGCGCGGGGCAGGGAGGGCAGCAGCGCCTCGGAACCGCTCGGGCCGGACCCCCGGCTGGCGGAGATCCTCGACCAGCGGCTGCGCGAGGCCGGCGCCACCGAACACGACGCCGTCGTGCTGGCGGCCGCCGGATCCACCAACCCCAAGGCCTCGGTCAGCGTCGAAGAGCTCGCCGAACACCTCAGGGCGCTGCGGAGCAACAGGATCGTTCCCGCCTACGGTGCGGCTGCCAAACCCTCCGTGCCCGACGCCGTCGCCTCCCTGCGTGCCGAGTACCCGGGCGGGGAAGGGCAGGGGCGGGTCATCATCGCCTCATATCTGCTGGCCCACGGGTTCTTCCACGACCAGCTCGCCAAGGCCGAAGCGGACGTCGTCACGGAGCCGCTGCTGCCCTCCCGGCTTATGGCCGAGATCGCTTTGGACCGCTACGACGCTGCCGTCGCCGCGGCCCGCGAAGCCGACGCCGCCTCCCGCGAAGCCGTCACCGCGCCCCGCGAAGCCGTCGTAGGGGCCGCCTCCGCGGCTGCCTCCACGACGCCCCAAAAGCCCCTCGGGACCAACCCGTTGGAGCAGCCGAACCATGCACAGCCCAAGGGCTTCTTCAAGGCTTTCCGGCGATTCATGACGAAATATTTCCCTAGGTGA
- a CDS encoding GTP pyrophosphokinase family protein: MDDHESVVASSLEQYSARLPRLNAASDAIGHAIRARLRDDGLNHHTVQARVKDPGSVKGKLDRLTADGRFKYERGLEQLDDLIGVRVIMFLEPDIADVATALKGQFSCREDDDKTSSQRRNGQIGYAGRHLILEVPAENVPVGCQTFIGERFEVQIRTVLQHAWAAFEHDIRYKGLAEANAEVDRAFTMASTLIELADAQFSAINDIVKRRQAESTAEFAANPAATELTGDILQDMLARLLSEHPRSQARQYGWLGDLLAANGVRTVADAEELFGAADWSGVAKRMDYKFPAGHVRIADDFLLKTWGVDYIARTKSLGDDPKREAKLTYRLERMQD; the protein is encoded by the coding sequence GTGGACGATCACGAGTCAGTTGTAGCCAGCTCCCTGGAGCAATACAGTGCGCGGCTGCCCCGGCTGAATGCGGCTTCCGATGCCATCGGGCATGCCATCCGCGCCCGGCTCCGCGACGACGGCCTCAACCATCACACCGTGCAGGCCCGGGTCAAGGATCCAGGTTCGGTCAAGGGAAAGCTGGACCGGCTCACTGCCGATGGCAGATTCAAATATGAACGTGGACTCGAGCAGCTGGACGACCTCATCGGCGTCAGGGTCATCATGTTCCTGGAGCCCGACATTGCCGACGTTGCAACGGCCCTGAAGGGGCAATTCAGCTGCCGCGAGGACGACGACAAAACGAGCTCCCAGCGGCGGAACGGCCAGATCGGCTACGCCGGCCGGCACCTGATCCTGGAAGTCCCTGCCGAGAACGTTCCCGTGGGCTGCCAGACGTTCATCGGGGAGCGCTTCGAGGTCCAGATCCGGACCGTGCTGCAGCACGCGTGGGCCGCGTTCGAACATGACATCCGCTACAAGGGCCTGGCCGAGGCCAACGCGGAAGTGGACCGCGCGTTCACTATGGCGTCAACCCTGATCGAGCTCGCGGACGCCCAGTTCTCCGCGATCAACGACATCGTCAAACGCCGCCAGGCCGAGAGTACCGCCGAGTTCGCCGCGAACCCTGCCGCTACCGAGCTCACCGGGGACATCCTCCAGGACATGCTCGCCCGGCTGCTGTCCGAACACCCCCGGAGCCAGGCCCGGCAATACGGCTGGCTGGGGGACCTGCTGGCGGCCAACGGCGTGCGGACCGTGGCCGACGCCGAAGAACTCTTCGGTGCCGCCGACTGGTCCGGCGTGGCCAAGCGGATGGACTACAAATTCCCCGCCGGCCACGTCCGCATTGCCGACGACTTCCTGCTGAAGACGTGGGGCGTGGACTACATTGCGCGCACCAAATCCCTGGGGGACGACCCCAAGCGGGAAGCGAAGCTGACGTACCGGCTGGAGCGCATGCAGGACTGA
- a CDS encoding phosphoadenylyl-sulfate reductase, with product MSKHALGVDPVAAPAEASAQVEATVATAAPKLRSHDELKALAEAGAAELGWDAPARDVIAWVERNFELPAVAVACSMADAVLPALVADQLPGVDVLFLETGYHFPETYATRDEVAANLRVNVVDVLPENTVEQQDRLLGKDLFARDPAQCCALRKVAPLRRTLAGYEVWFTGVRRDEAPTRTNTPLITWDEANGLVKVNPVAAWSFDQLVQYSDDNLLPVNPLLSQGYPSIGCQPCTRKVAPGDDPRAGRWAGTDKTECGLHV from the coding sequence ATGAGCAAGCACGCACTTGGAGTAGACCCCGTGGCAGCTCCGGCTGAGGCCTCTGCCCAGGTCGAAGCCACGGTGGCAACCGCCGCCCCGAAGCTCCGCTCCCACGATGAGCTCAAAGCGCTGGCCGAGGCCGGCGCTGCCGAGCTCGGCTGGGACGCCCCCGCCCGCGATGTCATCGCCTGGGTGGAACGCAACTTCGAGCTTCCCGCCGTGGCCGTGGCCTGCTCCATGGCCGACGCCGTCCTGCCGGCACTCGTGGCTGACCAGCTTCCCGGCGTCGACGTCCTCTTCCTCGAGACCGGCTACCACTTCCCGGAAACCTACGCCACGCGCGACGAGGTGGCCGCAAACCTCCGCGTCAACGTGGTGGACGTGCTTCCGGAGAACACCGTGGAGCAGCAGGACCGCCTCCTCGGCAAGGACCTCTTCGCCCGCGACCCCGCCCAGTGCTGCGCCCTCCGCAAGGTGGCCCCGCTGCGCCGCACCCTGGCCGGCTACGAGGTCTGGTTCACCGGCGTGCGCCGTGACGAAGCCCCCACCCGCACCAACACCCCGCTGATCACCTGGGACGAGGCCAACGGCCTGGTCAAGGTCAACCCGGTGGCAGCGTGGAGCTTCGACCAGCTGGTGCAGTACTCCGACGACAACCTCCTTCCCGTCAACCCGCTGCTTTCACAGGGCTACCCGTCCATTGGCTGCCAGCCCTGCACACGCAAGGTAGCGCCCGGCGATGACCCCCGCGCCGGCCGCTGGGCAGGAACCGACAAGACAGAATGCGGACTACACGTATGA
- a CDS encoding sulfate adenylyltransferase subunit 1 has translation MSTEIDTARAAALLDEAPLAHASLFRFATAGSVDDGKSTLVGRLLHDSKAILADQLDAVARTSADRGFGGSAGGIDLALLTDGLRAEREQGITIDVAYRYFATDRRSFILADCPGHVQYTKNTVTGASTADAVVVLIDARKGVLEQTRRHLSVLQLLRVAHVIVAVNKIDLVDFSETVFREIEADVQKVGRELGLGADGITDLLVVPVSALDGDNVVERSERTPWYTGPALLEVLETLPAADELESHLESFRFPVQLVVRPQGALAPDAVAGGLDVEKYRDYRAYAGQITEGSVKVGDKVSVLTPGQDPRTTTVTGIDFAGAELTEAVAPQSVAIRLADEFDVARGDTIAAAGTVREASADLYAALCWLSPKPLREGAKVLVKHGTRTVQALVRSVSGKLDLATFKLEGASSLELNDIGHAQLRLAAPLPLENYLHHRRTGAFLVIDPLDGNTLAAGLVNDHPGDHEDERYSI, from the coding sequence ATGAGCACCGAAATCGATACAGCCCGCGCGGCTGCCCTTCTTGACGAGGCCCCCCTCGCGCACGCCTCGCTGTTCCGCTTCGCCACCGCCGGATCGGTCGACGACGGCAAGTCCACTCTGGTGGGCCGCCTCCTGCACGACTCCAAGGCGATCCTGGCAGACCAGCTCGACGCCGTCGCCCGCACCTCCGCGGACCGCGGATTCGGCGGCTCGGCCGGCGGCATTGACTTGGCACTCCTGACCGACGGCCTGCGCGCCGAGCGCGAGCAGGGCATCACCATCGACGTCGCCTACCGCTACTTCGCCACGGACCGCCGCAGCTTCATCCTGGCTGACTGCCCCGGGCACGTGCAGTACACCAAGAACACGGTGACCGGCGCGTCCACCGCGGATGCCGTCGTCGTGCTCATTGACGCCCGCAAGGGTGTGCTGGAGCAGACCCGCCGGCACCTGTCCGTGCTGCAGCTGCTGCGTGTGGCCCACGTGATTGTGGCCGTGAACAAGATCGACCTGGTGGACTTCAGCGAGACCGTGTTCCGCGAGATCGAAGCCGACGTGCAGAAGGTGGGCCGAGAACTGGGCCTCGGTGCCGATGGCATCACCGACCTGCTGGTGGTTCCGGTCTCCGCGCTCGACGGCGACAACGTGGTGGAGCGCTCGGAGCGCACCCCCTGGTACACGGGACCGGCACTGCTCGAAGTACTCGAAACCCTTCCTGCCGCGGACGAACTGGAGAGCCACCTGGAGAGCTTCCGCTTCCCCGTGCAGCTGGTGGTCCGGCCGCAGGGCGCGCTGGCGCCTGACGCGGTTGCCGGCGGACTCGACGTCGAGAAATACCGTGACTACCGTGCTTACGCCGGGCAGATCACCGAAGGCTCGGTGAAGGTGGGGGACAAGGTCAGCGTGCTGACCCCCGGCCAGGACCCGCGCACCACCACGGTGACGGGCATCGATTTCGCGGGCGCCGAGCTCACCGAAGCCGTGGCACCGCAGTCAGTGGCGATCCGCCTTGCAGACGAATTCGACGTCGCCCGCGGTGACACCATCGCCGCCGCAGGCACCGTCCGCGAAGCGTCCGCCGACCTCTACGCGGCGCTGTGCTGGCTCTCCCCGAAGCCGCTCCGCGAGGGTGCCAAGGTGCTGGTCAAGCACGGCACCCGCACCGTGCAGGCGCTGGTCCGCAGCGTCAGCGGCAAACTGGACCTGGCCACCTTCAAGCTTGAGGGTGCGTCCAGCCTGGAGCTCAACGACATCGGCCACGCGCAGCTCCGGCTCGCCGCCCCGCTGCCGCTGGAAAACTACCTGCACCACCGCCGCACCGGCGCCTTCCTGGTGATCGACCCGCTGGACGGCAACACTCTGGCCGCCGGCCTGGTCAACGACCACCCGGGCGACCACGAGGACGAGCGCTACAGCATCTAA
- a CDS encoding RtcB family protein: MERINSRLINWASILDAETREQAVRTSRLPFIYPHLALMPDAHLGKGATVGSVIPTLGAVIPAAVGVDIGCGMIAVRTQYLLTDLPQDRKRLREAIERVIPLSAGHNNRRIMATAEPRIAELRRLAAKARFDPGQYVAKWELQLGSLGSGNHFIEVCADETDAIWLFLHSGSRGIGNKIAQHHISVAQRMTREKRIALPDADLAYLEEGTAEFSRYIDELHWAQRFALLNREEMMDRVISQFGNWTGGKVLERERINCHHNFTRRETHYGKAVWVSRKGAIRAEAGDPGLIPGSMGTASYVVAGRGNRMSLNSSPHGAGREYSRTAARKAFSLAELKKAMQGIEFRASEAFIDEIPAAYKPIDVVMHDAEDLVKVRHRLRQLVNVKGD; encoded by the coding sequence GTGGAACGCATCAACAGCCGGCTCATCAACTGGGCTTCCATCCTGGATGCCGAGACGCGGGAGCAGGCCGTGAGAACCTCGCGCTTGCCCTTCATTTATCCGCATCTGGCGCTGATGCCGGACGCCCACCTGGGAAAGGGCGCCACGGTGGGGTCCGTCATTCCCACCCTGGGCGCCGTGATTCCGGCGGCGGTGGGGGTGGACATCGGCTGCGGCATGATTGCCGTCAGGACGCAGTACCTCCTCACGGACCTCCCCCAGGACCGGAAACGGCTGCGGGAAGCCATTGAGCGCGTCATCCCGCTGTCGGCCGGTCACAACAACCGCAGGATCATGGCCACGGCCGAACCGCGTATCGCCGAGCTGAGGAGGCTGGCAGCCAAGGCCAGGTTTGATCCCGGCCAGTACGTAGCGAAGTGGGAGCTCCAGCTCGGCTCGCTCGGATCAGGCAACCATTTCATCGAGGTCTGCGCGGACGAGACGGATGCCATCTGGCTGTTCCTGCACTCCGGCTCCCGCGGCATTGGCAACAAGATCGCGCAGCACCACATCAGCGTCGCGCAGCGCATGACGCGGGAGAAACGGATCGCGCTTCCCGACGCCGACCTCGCCTACCTGGAAGAGGGCACAGCCGAGTTCAGCCGGTACATCGACGAGCTGCACTGGGCCCAGCGGTTCGCACTGCTGAACCGTGAGGAAATGATGGACCGCGTGATCAGCCAGTTCGGCAACTGGACAGGCGGAAAGGTGCTGGAACGGGAACGGATCAACTGCCACCACAACTTCACCCGCCGGGAAACCCATTACGGGAAGGCGGTGTGGGTTTCGCGCAAGGGTGCCATCAGGGCCGAGGCCGGGGACCCGGGCCTGATCCCGGGGTCCATGGGCACAGCCTCGTATGTGGTGGCCGGCCGCGGCAACCGCATGTCGCTGAATTCCTCGCCGCATGGTGCGGGCCGCGAGTACTCGCGCACAGCAGCGCGCAAAGCGTTCTCCCTGGCCGAGCTGAAGAAGGCGATGCAGGGAATTGAGTTCCGTGCATCGGAAGCCTTCATCGACGAGATTCCCGCGGCGTACAAGCCCATTGACGTCGTGATGCACGACGCGGAGGACCTGGTGAAGGTCCGCCACAGGCTGCGGCAGCTCGTCAACGTCAAAGGCGACTGA
- the cysD gene encoding sulfate adenylyltransferase subunit CysD, with protein MSTFLTEEPTQVTDSAVSTRLSSLDTLESEAIHIIREVVAEFEKPALLFSGGKDSVVMLHLATKAFWPGKVPFPVLHVDTGHNFPEVIDFRDRTVERLGLKLVVGSVQEFIDSGELAERADGTRNPLQTVPLLDAIQRNKFDAVFGGGRRDEDKARAKERILSLRDEFGQWDPRNQRPELWNLYNGRHTVGQHVRAFPISNWTELDVWRYIERENIELPGLYYAHDREVFARDGMWRAVGEVSQPRPDEEVITKTVRYRTVGDMSCTGAVESAAATVRDVVIEVAASTITERGATRADDRISEAAMEDRKKDGYF; from the coding sequence ATGAGCACTTTCCTAACTGAGGAGCCCACCCAGGTGACTGACTCGGCCGTCTCTACACGCCTCTCGTCCCTGGACACCCTCGAGTCCGAGGCCATCCACATCATCCGCGAGGTTGTTGCCGAGTTCGAGAAGCCTGCGCTGCTGTTCTCCGGCGGCAAGGACTCCGTGGTGATGCTGCACCTCGCCACCAAGGCGTTCTGGCCGGGCAAGGTCCCCTTCCCGGTGCTGCACGTGGACACCGGCCACAACTTTCCCGAGGTCATCGACTTCCGCGACCGCACGGTGGAGCGCCTGGGCCTGAAGCTGGTGGTGGGCTCCGTGCAGGAGTTCATCGATTCCGGTGAACTGGCCGAGCGTGCGGACGGCACCCGCAACCCGCTGCAGACCGTCCCGCTGCTGGACGCGATCCAGCGCAACAAGTTCGACGCCGTCTTCGGCGGCGGCCGCCGCGACGAGGACAAGGCCCGCGCCAAGGAGCGCATCCTGAGCCTCCGCGACGAATTCGGCCAGTGGGATCCGCGCAACCAGCGCCCCGAGCTGTGGAACCTGTACAACGGCCGCCACACCGTGGGCCAGCACGTCCGCGCTTTCCCCATCAGCAACTGGACCGAGCTGGATGTGTGGCGCTACATCGAGCGCGAAAACATCGAGCTGCCCGGCCTGTACTACGCCCACGACCGCGAGGTCTTCGCCCGCGACGGCATGTGGCGCGCGGTCGGCGAGGTTTCCCAGCCCCGCCCCGACGAGGAAGTCATCACCAAGACCGTCCGCTACCGGACCGTCGGTGACATGTCCTGCACCGGCGCTGTTGAGTCGGCCGCCGCCACGGTGCGCGACGTCGTCATTGAAGTTGCCGCCTCCACCATCACCGAACGTGGCGCCACCCGTGCGGATGACCGCATTTCCGAGGCCGCCATGGAAGACCGCAAGAAGGATGGCTATTTCTAA
- a CDS encoding ABC transporter substrate-binding protein, with product MTSPQPGMIRIVAGESNNPKRKRAVEVLVALGLVLLIAAGAVVASTLSRDSAAQAAAPAPTPAAELKLGYFGNVTHAPALAGVKQGFVARSLGDTKLSTQVFNAGPAAIEALNAGAIDATYIGPNPAINSFVKSRGESVSIIAGAAAGGAQLVVKPEFGSAADLKGKTLSTPQLGGTQDVALRAWLAGQGYKTNTDGSGDVAINPTENAQTLKLFQDGKLDGAWLPEPWASRLVLQAGAKVLVDEKDLWDGSLTGKPGEFPTTILIVNKKFAADHPDTVKALLKGHAESVAWLNDTPAAEKASLLNAALKESGGAELPADVIERSLKNIVFTVDPLAGTYKKLLEDGVKAGTTKQADINGIFDLTALNGVTAETGGSKVSAAGLGSD from the coding sequence ATGACAAGTCCCCAGCCCGGAATGATCCGCATCGTGGCAGGAGAGAGCAACAACCCGAAGCGCAAGCGCGCCGTGGAGGTCCTGGTTGCCCTCGGCCTGGTGCTGCTTATTGCCGCCGGTGCCGTGGTGGCGTCAACCCTTTCCCGTGACTCCGCAGCCCAGGCAGCTGCCCCCGCTCCGACACCGGCTGCGGAGTTGAAGCTGGGCTACTTCGGCAACGTCACGCACGCCCCGGCGCTGGCGGGCGTGAAGCAGGGTTTCGTTGCCAGGAGCCTGGGCGATACCAAGCTCAGCACACAGGTGTTCAACGCCGGCCCGGCCGCGATCGAGGCGCTGAACGCCGGCGCGATCGATGCCACGTACATCGGACCGAACCCCGCGATCAACTCGTTTGTGAAGAGCAGGGGTGAGTCCGTGAGCATCATCGCGGGCGCCGCGGCGGGCGGGGCGCAGCTGGTGGTGAAGCCGGAGTTCGGTTCGGCGGCGGATTTGAAGGGCAAGACCCTGTCCACGCCGCAGCTGGGCGGGACCCAGGATGTGGCGCTGCGCGCGTGGCTCGCCGGGCAGGGGTACAAGACGAACACCGACGGCAGCGGGGATGTGGCGATCAACCCGACCGAGAACGCGCAGACGCTGAAGCTGTTCCAGGACGGCAAGCTCGACGGCGCGTGGCTGCCCGAGCCGTGGGCGTCCCGGCTGGTGCTGCAGGCCGGCGCGAAGGTCCTGGTGGACGAGAAGGATTTGTGGGACGGGTCGCTGACGGGCAAGCCGGGCGAGTTCCCCACCACCATCCTGATCGTGAACAAGAAGTTCGCCGCGGACCACCCGGACACTGTCAAGGCCCTGCTGAAGGGCCACGCCGAGTCCGTCGCCTGGCTCAATGACACTCCCGCTGCGGAAAAGGCAAGCCTGCTGAATGCCGCGCTGAAGGAGTCCGGCGGAGCCGAACTCCCTGCCGACGTTATCGAACGGTCGCTGAAGAACATCGTCTTCACCGTGGATCCGCTGGCCGGAACCTACAAGAAACTGCTCGAGGACGGCGTGAAAGCCGGAACCACCAAGCAGGCGGACATCAACGGCATCTTCGACCTCACCGCCCTGAACGGCGTCACCGCCGAAACCGGCGGCAGCAAAGTCTCCGCAGCCGGACTCGGCAGCGACTGA
- a CDS encoding trimeric intracellular cation channel family protein, translated as MTISFDAVQVWLDLAGIFFFAVSGSLLAARKQFDILGSLLLASLVSLGGGVIRDIILNSGPPAAFTNPAYLAPPLLATVLVYFLFSSVQRYTSLLILFDAGGLALFCITGTLKALTAGMNPVAAVLLGVTTAVGGGLLRDITANEVPQLFDPKDLYALPAFTGAALTTVLWVSGSFNAVTAGAAAAVVFAFRVTAWRRSWYVPLAVRGWHRLGLDTADGGPKD; from the coding sequence TTGACCATCTCTTTCGACGCGGTTCAGGTATGGCTGGATCTGGCTGGCATCTTCTTCTTTGCGGTCTCCGGGTCCCTGCTGGCGGCGCGGAAACAGTTCGACATCCTCGGTTCCCTGTTGCTCGCGTCCCTGGTGTCCCTGGGCGGCGGTGTCATCCGCGACATCATCCTCAACAGCGGCCCTCCCGCGGCGTTCACCAACCCGGCCTACCTCGCTCCCCCGCTGCTGGCCACCGTCCTGGTGTACTTCTTGTTTTCCAGCGTCCAGCGGTACACGTCGCTCCTTATCCTGTTCGACGCCGGCGGCCTGGCGCTGTTCTGCATCACCGGTACGCTCAAGGCGCTGACTGCCGGGATGAACCCGGTGGCGGCGGTGCTGCTGGGAGTCACGACGGCGGTGGGCGGAGGCCTCCTGCGCGACATCACGGCCAATGAGGTGCCCCAGCTGTTCGACCCGAAGGACCTCTATGCCCTCCCCGCCTTCACCGGGGCGGCGCTGACCACTGTGCTGTGGGTTTCCGGTTCCTTCAACGCAGTCACGGCAGGTGCCGCTGCCGCCGTCGTGTTCGCCTTCCGGGTGACGGCCTGGCGCCGTTCCTGGTACGTTCCGCTGGCCGTGCGCGGGTGGCACCGGCTGGGCCTGGACACGGCGGATGGCGGGCCCAAGGATTAG
- a CDS encoding nitrite/sulfite reductase yields the protein MTDTALAGASADSAAPKRPARANRPAAKPHGQWKVDGTTPLNANETWKQEDDGLNVRERIESIYSKDGFDSIPGQDLHGRFRWWGLYTQRKPGIDGGKTATLEPHELEDKYFMLRVRIDGGALTTEQLRVIGNISVDFARDSADLTDRQNIQLHWIRVEDIPEIWNRLEGVGLSTTEACGDVPRVILGSPVAGIAKDELIDPTPLIEELGERFIGNPLLSNLPRKYKTAITGHPSQDVVHEINDFALVGVKHPELGIGYDLWAGGALSTNPMLGKRLGAFVTPEQAADVWLGVTSIFRDYGYRRMRTKARLKFLMADWGPEKFRQILEDEYLGYKLADGPAAPKPSTPGDHVGVHEQKDGKFFIGATPIAGRLSGAQLVKLADTLEARGSYRLRTTPHQKLVVLDVPKDEVEPLVAELDALGLSARPSVFRRGTIACTGIEYCKLAIVETKVTAATAVAELERRLADLAESGQLPHALSLHINGCPNSCARIQTADIGLKGMMLPTPDGDPSPGFQVHLGGGLASSTREEAGLGRTVRGLKVYVEDLPDYVERVVRKFAAEHAEGQTFAEWAHAAEEEDLQ from the coding sequence ATGACTGATACAGCTCTAGCCGGAGCGTCCGCGGACTCCGCTGCCCCCAAGCGACCCGCACGCGCCAACCGACCGGCAGCGAAGCCGCACGGACAGTGGAAGGTTGACGGCACCACGCCGCTCAACGCCAACGAAACCTGGAAGCAGGAGGACGACGGCCTCAACGTCCGCGAGCGTATCGAGTCCATCTACTCCAAGGACGGCTTCGACTCCATCCCCGGCCAGGACCTGCACGGCCGCTTCCGCTGGTGGGGCCTCTACACGCAGCGCAAGCCCGGGATCGACGGCGGCAAGACCGCCACGCTGGAGCCGCACGAGCTTGAGGACAAGTACTTCATGCTCCGGGTTCGGATCGACGGCGGTGCGCTCACCACCGAACAGCTGCGCGTGATCGGCAACATCTCCGTGGACTTCGCCCGGGATTCGGCCGACCTCACCGACCGCCAGAACATCCAGCTGCACTGGATCCGGGTGGAGGACATCCCCGAGATCTGGAACCGGCTGGAAGGTGTGGGCCTGTCCACCACCGAAGCCTGCGGTGACGTCCCCCGCGTCATCCTCGGCTCGCCCGTGGCCGGCATCGCCAAGGACGAGCTCATCGATCCCACGCCCCTGATCGAGGAGCTGGGGGAGCGGTTCATCGGCAACCCGCTGCTGTCCAACCTGCCGCGCAAGTACAAGACCGCCATCACCGGCCACCCCAGCCAGGACGTGGTGCACGAGATCAACGACTTCGCCCTGGTGGGCGTCAAGCACCCCGAACTCGGCATCGGCTACGACCTCTGGGCCGGCGGCGCGCTGTCCACCAACCCGATGCTCGGCAAGCGCCTCGGAGCCTTCGTCACGCCTGAGCAGGCAGCAGACGTGTGGCTCGGCGTCACCAGCATCTTCCGTGACTACGGTTACCGCCGCATGCGCACCAAGGCACGCCTGAAGTTCCTGATGGCCGACTGGGGCCCGGAGAAGTTCCGCCAGATCCTCGAGGACGAATACCTCGGCTACAAGCTGGCCGACGGTCCCGCCGCACCCAAGCCGTCCACCCCGGGCGACCACGTGGGCGTGCACGAGCAGAAGGACGGCAAGTTCTTCATCGGCGCCACCCCGATTGCGGGCCGCCTCTCCGGCGCGCAGCTGGTGAAGCTCGCGGACACCCTCGAAGCCCGCGGCTCCTACCGCCTGCGCACCACCCCGCACCAGAAGCTGGTTGTGCTGGACGTCCCCAAGGACGAGGTTGAACCGCTGGTGGCCGAGCTCGACGCCCTGGGCCTCTCCGCCCGGCCGTCCGTGTTCCGCCGCGGCACCATCGCCTGCACCGGCATCGAATACTGCAAGCTGGCCATCGTGGAAACCAAGGTCACCGCCGCAACCGCCGTGGCCGAGCTGGAACGCCGCCTCGCGGACCTGGCGGAGAGCGGCCAGCTGCCCCACGCCCTGTCCCTGCACATCAACGGCTGCCCCAACTCCTGCGCCCGCATCCAGACCGCGGACATCGGACTCAAGGGCATGATGCTGCCAACGCCCGACGGCGACCCCAGCCCCGGCTTCCAGGTCCACCTGGGCGGCGGGCTGGCTTCCTCCACCCGCGAGGAAGCAGGCCTCGGACGTACCGTCCGCGGCCTGAAGGTCTACGTCGAGGACCTGCCCGACTACGTGGAACGCGTGGTCCGGAAGTTCGCGGCCGAGCACGCCGAAGGCCAGACCTTCGCCGAGTGGGCCCACGCAGCCGAAGAGGAGGACCTGCAATGA
- a CDS encoding GYD domain-containing protein has translation MPLYLSRFSYTPETWAKMTSNPEDRRKAAQTYIESVGGKLHGFWYAFGSYDGYNLWEAPDNVSMAAVALAISGGGALSSFETTVLLSVDETLEALRMADHIKYRPPGT, from the coding sequence ATGCCGCTCTATCTGTCGAGGTTCAGCTACACACCGGAGACCTGGGCCAAAATGACCAGCAATCCCGAGGACCGCAGGAAGGCCGCCCAGACTTACATCGAATCCGTCGGCGGCAAGCTCCACGGCTTCTGGTACGCCTTCGGCTCCTACGACGGCTACAACCTGTGGGAGGCACCGGACAATGTATCCATGGCCGCGGTGGCACTGGCGATCAGCGGAGGCGGCGCGCTCAGCTCATTCGAAACGACAGTGCTCCTGAGCGTCGACGAAACACTCGAAGCCCTTCGCATGGCCGATCACATCAAGTACCGGCCTCCCGGCACCTGA